A single window of Methanomassiliicoccales archaeon DNA harbors:
- a CDS encoding FAD-dependent oxidoreductase — protein sequence MRAIVVGSGAGGATAARELVKRGMEVVVLEAGTRFKPFTRRVGWTEPIRRAGLLGSERNVSRFIKAYRTTRSGEELALVRSVAAGGCTVVSCGNLVRAGAGLREIGLDLTAEYEELEGQIRVSTVPRERWRPITAGMFESAKEMGLDPRPTPKAVNMERCISCGLCEVGCSTGARWDSRLFLAEAVKMGCTTSQGTAVKRVVLEAGKAVGVLAEREGRSEAIKADVVVLAAGGIGTAQILRASGIDPSDTLWADLVLTVGGKFKGARQLEEPPMAWYCQRDGYIISPYFDVLSHWFHRPWRKVGLKDRVGVMVKMAESANGKVLADGTVEKPLTEWDSVRLEKACQEVREMMEMADVQAPYVNGLLHGGHLGGTVPLHRGDVDSMHPSILPEGLWVADLSLLPRSQGLPTMLTTAALAMRVSHRIPM from the coding sequence ATGAGAGCGATAGTGGTGGGGTCGGGAGCGGGCGGAGCGACCGCCGCCCGGGAGCTGGTCAAGAGGGGGATGGAGGTCGTTGTCCTGGAGGCGGGAACCAGGTTCAAACCGTTCACCCGTAGGGTGGGATGGACGGAACCGATCCGCCGGGCCGGGTTGCTCGGAAGCGAACGGAACGTTTCCCGATTCATCAAGGCCTATCGCACCACCCGCTCCGGCGAAGAGCTTGCTCTGGTCCGTTCCGTGGCCGCGGGAGGCTGCACCGTGGTCTCCTGCGGGAACCTGGTAAGGGCAGGCGCCGGTCTCCGTGAGATCGGGCTCGACCTGACCGCCGAGTACGAGGAGCTCGAGGGGCAGATAAGGGTGAGCACGGTCCCGAGGGAGAGATGGCGTCCGATCACCGCAGGGATGTTCGAATCGGCCAAGGAAATGGGGCTTGACCCCCGGCCCACGCCGAAGGCGGTGAACATGGAACGGTGCATCTCCTGCGGGTTGTGCGAGGTCGGATGCTCCACCGGTGCCAGATGGGACTCGCGGCTGTTCCTGGCAGAGGCGGTGAAGATGGGCTGCACGACGAGCCAAGGGACGGCCGTGAAAAGGGTCGTCCTCGAAGCGGGCAAGGCCGTCGGAGTGCTGGCGGAGAGGGAAGGACGTTCGGAGGCTATCAAAGCGGACGTGGTCGTGCTGGCCGCTGGCGGCATCGGCACAGCCCAGATACTAAGGGCATCGGGCATCGACCCCAGTGATACGCTCTGGGCCGATCTGGTCCTCACGGTCGGCGGCAAATTCAAGGGCGCCCGGCAGCTGGAGGAACCGCCCATGGCCTGGTATTGCCAAAGGGACGGATACATCATCTCGCCCTATTTCGATGTGCTCTCCCATTGGTTCCATCGCCCCTGGAGAAAGGTGGGGCTCAAGGACCGGGTAGGGGTCATGGTGAAGATGGCCGAGTCGGCCAACGGAAAGGTCCTGGCCGACGGAACGGTGGAAAAGCCCTTGACAGAGTGGGATAGTGTGAGGCTGGAGAAGGCCTGCCAGGAGGTCCGGGAGATGATGGAGATGGCAGATGTCCAGGCTCCCTATGTGAATGGTTTACTGCACGGAGGACACCTTGGTGGCACCGTGCCGCTGCATAGGGGAGATGTCGACAGCATGCACCCCTCCATCCTGCCGGAGGGGCTTTGGGTGGCTGACCTCTCCCTGCTTCCCCGATCCCAAGGTCTGCCCACCATGCTGACCACGGCGGCGTTGGCCATGAGGGTATCCCATCGGATACCGATGTGA
- a CDS encoding AMP-binding protein, producing the protein MNAVLLTGGTGFIGTYVARWLIMNTERPIIVLVRAENDEEAKNRLSRAWWDRQELIQALDDRVRVIAGDVTVEGLGLAADSYERVIAEVGTIIHAAADIRLNAPLEDLRRTNVEGVRNVLRLADDVQGHHGLERFSHISTAYVAGARKGVIPEEDLTDRYGFLSNYEISKFEGERLVRAAKHLPVSIFRPGMVVGSSEDGHVRTFNTLYYPLRLYLTGKLKVVPLSASQKVNLVPVDYIAEAIGRLTLDRRAEGRTFHLVGVLDALPTVKEAIIFTRTWAKERLGVELPRPVFVPMAGLMGRASEDLKVIAPYLQERRAFRRDNVDELMGVYSIDWHHLLPRLLEFGTYNGFLHRSERTVHEQVLFRLKSKRRPVRLFDIVDGSVVSRPAEEVRGEMLMASAALRSLGIVPGDRVAIVGSNSIRYLVLDVAIGLVGGVSVPLYYTSPPKELSELVGSSRAKIVLIGSEAVLKRFGEMSVAVPAVSFCGSVPEELADRVMKWEDFLELGGEAADRSPAGFGDLATLRYTSSTTGKAKGVLFKHEHLRYMAESTASLPPWEARNSEVFYLSFLPMNHVVEGILATYSPFYAPAPINLYFLKDFGGLKAALLKVRPTVFFSVPRFYEKMWDTLLANPRAKRYLEGAGGISGLIMAPIIRRRALRSAGLDRCAYLISGSGRMSTDILTGLHKLDIEVHNAYGLTEAPLVTINYPGRNRFGTVGEPLPSTEVKIAADGEVLVKGPQVTCGYLGDVEQPFRDGHLLTGDIGHLTPEGGLVLEGRKKELIKTSYGKFVNPLNAETRLRDLPGVFEAMIVGEGRPYCSALVWPEKGVTLEIDALVGGMNTDLSHPEQVKAWAVLSNDLSVEGGELTANMKLRRSRVMERFAPVIEAIYSGSTVPGEAIHIGRAERGP; encoded by the coding sequence ATGAACGCCGTCCTGCTCACCGGAGGGACCGGGTTCATCGGCACCTATGTGGCGCGCTGGCTGATCATGAACACCGAACGTCCCATCATCGTCCTGGTGAGGGCGGAGAACGATGAGGAGGCAAAGAACCGTCTGTCGAGGGCGTGGTGGGACCGCCAGGAACTGATCCAGGCATTGGACGACAGGGTCCGGGTCATTGCCGGTGACGTGACCGTCGAAGGCCTGGGCCTGGCCGCTGACAGTTATGAGCGTGTGATCGCCGAGGTCGGCACGATCATCCATGCCGCAGCCGACATCAGGCTCAATGCACCCTTGGAGGATCTGAGAAGGACCAATGTGGAAGGGGTGAGGAACGTCCTCAGGCTAGCGGACGATGTTCAGGGACACCACGGGCTGGAGCGTTTCTCACACATCTCCACAGCATACGTGGCCGGAGCGCGTAAAGGTGTCATCCCGGAGGAGGACCTGACCGACCGCTACGGCTTCCTCAGCAACTATGAGATCAGCAAGTTCGAAGGCGAGAGGCTGGTGAGAGCGGCCAAGCATCTGCCGGTCTCGATCTTCCGTCCTGGCATGGTGGTCGGCAGCTCCGAGGATGGTCATGTCCGCACCTTCAACACCTTGTACTATCCTCTCCGCCTGTACCTCACCGGCAAACTGAAGGTCGTTCCCCTCTCCGCATCGCAGAAGGTCAACCTGGTTCCGGTCGACTATATAGCAGAGGCGATCGGACGCCTTACCCTGGACCGTCGGGCGGAAGGCCGAACGTTCCATCTGGTGGGTGTTTTGGATGCGCTACCGACGGTGAAGGAGGCGATCATTTTCACAAGGACCTGGGCCAAGGAGAGATTGGGCGTCGAGCTTCCCAGGCCGGTGTTCGTTCCCATGGCTGGCCTGATGGGCCGTGCGTCGGAAGACCTCAAGGTCATCGCTCCCTACCTGCAGGAGCGCCGGGCGTTCCGGCGGGACAACGTCGACGAACTGATGGGTGTCTACAGTATAGACTGGCACCATCTCCTTCCCCGGCTGCTGGAGTTCGGGACCTACAACGGTTTCCTGCACAGGTCGGAACGAACAGTGCATGAACAGGTCCTGTTCCGTCTCAAGAGCAAGAGGAGGCCGGTCCGGCTGTTCGATATCGTGGACGGTTCGGTTGTGTCCAGACCGGCCGAGGAAGTAAGGGGGGAGATGCTCATGGCGAGCGCAGCGCTCCGGTCATTGGGGATCGTCCCGGGAGACCGAGTGGCGATCGTCGGCTCGAACAGCATCCGGTACCTGGTCCTGGACGTGGCCATCGGTCTGGTCGGAGGAGTGAGCGTGCCGCTGTACTATACCAGCCCGCCCAAGGAGCTGAGCGAGCTCGTCGGGTCCAGCCGGGCGAAGATCGTGCTGATCGGCTCGGAGGCGGTCCTGAAGAGGTTCGGAGAGATGAGCGTCGCCGTGCCAGCGGTCTCGTTCTGCGGCTCCGTGCCCGAGGAACTGGCGGACAGGGTGATGAAATGGGAGGACTTCCTGGAACTGGGCGGAGAGGCGGCCGATCGGTCGCCAGCGGGGTTCGGTGACCTGGCCACGTTACGGTACACGTCCAGCACCACCGGGAAGGCCAAAGGGGTTCTGTTCAAGCACGAGCACCTGCGATATATGGCCGAGTCCACCGCGTCGCTGCCTCCCTGGGAGGCCCGCAACTCAGAGGTGTTCTACCTTTCCTTCCTGCCCATGAACCACGTGGTCGAAGGGATATTGGCCACCTATTCCCCCTTCTACGCGCCCGCCCCTATCAACCTCTATTTCCTGAAGGACTTCGGCGGACTTAAGGCGGCATTGCTGAAGGTGAGGCCCACCGTGTTCTTCTCGGTCCCCCGTTTCTATGAGAAGATGTGGGACACCCTGCTCGCCAACCCCCGGGCCAAGAGGTACCTGGAGGGTGCGGGCGGAATCAGCGGGCTGATAATGGCACCCATAATCAGGCGCAGGGCGTTGCGCTCCGCGGGTCTGGACCGGTGCGCCTACCTCATCTCCGGTTCCGGCCGCATGAGCACGGACATCCTGACCGGCCTTCACAAGCTGGACATCGAGGTGCACAACGCCTACGGGCTGACCGAAGCGCCCCTGGTCACCATCAACTACCCGGGCCGCAACCGGTTCGGCACGGTGGGCGAGCCGCTTCCGTCGACCGAAGTGAAAATAGCCGCCGACGGCGAGGTCCTGGTCAAGGGACCGCAGGTGACCTGCGGCTATCTGGGAGATGTCGAACAACCGTTCCGGGACGGTCACCTGCTGACCGGGGATATCGGCCACCTTACACCCGAAGGCGGCCTGGTCCTCGAAGGCCGCAAGAAGGAGCTCATCAAGACCTCGTACGGCAAGTTCGTGAACCCGCTGAACGCGGAGACAAGGTTGCGAGACCTTCCCGGGGTGTTCGAGGCCATGATAGTGGGGGAAGGACGGCCGTACTGTTCCGCACTGGTCTGGCCTGAGAAAGGTGTGACCCTTGAAATAGACGCCCTGGTCGGGGGCATGAACACGGACCTGTCACATCCGGAGCAGGTGAAGGCCTGGGCGGTGCTCTCGAACGACCTTTCCGTCGAAGGGGGCGAGCTGACGGCCAACATGAAACTCAGAAGGTCACGGGTCATGGAGCGCTTTGCCCCGGTCATCGAGGCCATTTACTCTGGATCAACGGTCCCCGGTGAGGCGATCCACATCGGCAGGGCGGAGAGGGGACCATGA
- a CDS encoding polysaccharide pyruvyl transferase family protein produces MSVLKVLLFGYNGANNTGAEAKLLATIEDMRSLLGPKAILTVPSLDVKKLRRYLKEEENLRIVRVPTTYKRTVRRLVREHDLVILVEGSCYIETFTKALLDAYLWATHCAAEFGKPCISYAVDSGQVSPASQEKIRVEASKTDLIITRTYASAERLRNWEVTAPIEVAADTAFLFKPDPSDRDVLVQEFPSSGVVGIAAVDFNLFPVVPRLWGRRARCYKWPFYFSWTKERRAAAARLAQDFAELADWMVEEHGRSVALLCMESLDDAIAADIRSRMRHKDRARIFSSSRYNASQMTTVLRGLDLLITSRYHAGALSLEGHIPQVAIAHDVRLEDLYDEIGMKQDYFFPRDAPNLFPSVRDRAGRLLDDPVEVREKLAAAHREQKDRALRARLLVGGFLRARGWDVRT; encoded by the coding sequence ATGAGCGTACTCAAGGTCCTATTGTTCGGGTACAACGGAGCGAACAACACCGGAGCGGAGGCAAAGCTCCTGGCAACGATAGAGGACATGAGATCGCTATTGGGGCCAAAGGCAATTCTCACTGTTCCCAGCCTCGACGTGAAGAAGCTCCGCCGCTACCTCAAGGAAGAGGAGAACCTCAGGATAGTCAGGGTACCGACCACCTACAAACGGACCGTCCGCCGGTTGGTGCGTGAGCACGATCTGGTCATTCTGGTGGAAGGCAGCTGCTACATCGAGACCTTCACCAAGGCCCTGCTGGACGCCTACCTTTGGGCCACCCATTGCGCGGCCGAGTTTGGCAAACCGTGCATCTCGTATGCCGTCGACTCGGGACAGGTCTCGCCGGCCAGCCAGGAAAAGATCAGGGTTGAGGCGAGCAAGACCGATCTGATCATCACCCGCACATATGCCAGTGCCGAGCGGCTGAGGAATTGGGAGGTGACCGCGCCCATTGAGGTGGCCGCCGACACGGCCTTCCTGTTCAAGCCCGATCCTTCCGACAGGGACGTCCTAGTTCAGGAGTTCCCCTCATCAGGGGTGGTGGGCATTGCCGCCGTGGATTTCAACCTCTTTCCGGTCGTTCCCCGCCTGTGGGGTCGCCGGGCACGATGCTACAAATGGCCGTTCTATTTCTCCTGGACGAAGGAAAGGAGGGCGGCAGCGGCCCGGCTGGCCCAGGACTTTGCGGAACTGGCGGACTGGATGGTCGAAGAACATGGCAGGAGCGTCGCACTCCTATGCATGGAATCTTTGGACGATGCCATCGCCGCAGACATCCGCAGCCGGATGAGGCACAAGGACCGCGCTCGCATCTTCTCGTCCAGTCGATACAACGCCTCCCAGATGACCACGGTGCTGAGGGGATTGGACCTGCTCATAACCTCCCGATATCATGCGGGAGCGTTGTCCCTGGAAGGCCACATTCCGCAGGTGGCGATCGCCCACGATGTACGACTGGAAGACCTCTACGACGAGATCGGGATGAAACAGGATTACTTCTTCCCACGAGACGCGCCGAACCTTTTCCCATCGGTAAGGGATCGTGCCGGAAGGCTCCTCGACGATCCGGTTGAGGTCAGGGAAAAGCTGGCGGCAGCTCATCGCGAGCAGAAGGACCGGGCCTTGCGCGCACGCCTGCTGGTGGGCGGGTTCCTAAGAGCCCGAGGATGGGATGTGCGGACATGA
- a CDS encoding flavodoxin family protein: protein MKVEVYHASRFGNGERVADEIKRLLQARGNEVDVHHIKEVSPKDVPPADLYVFGSPTRFGKAPGGVVRFMKKIEPQPGARYAVFGTFGATIPDKKTGRMPSEEEMEKLRRTIPMLDEQLSGKGMVKVAEMKAFVNPETLKGPLEEGWQKRVEAFVAQILAAP from the coding sequence ATGAAGGTTGAAGTATATCACGCATCAAGATTCGGGAACGGTGAAAGGGTGGCGGATGAGATCAAACGGCTCCTGCAGGCCAGAGGCAACGAGGTCGATGTCCATCACATCAAAGAGGTGAGCCCAAAGGATGTGCCTCCTGCAGACCTGTATGTCTTCGGATCTCCAACCCGTTTCGGGAAAGCCCCAGGAGGGGTGGTCCGCTTCATGAAGAAGATCGAGCCCCAACCTGGAGCGAGGTATGCGGTATTCGGCACCTTTGGGGCCACCATCCCCGATAAGAAGACGGGAAGGATGCCTTCGGAAGAAGAGATGGAGAAATTGCGCCGGACGATCCCGATGCTCGACGAGCAGCTCAGTGGGAAAGGCATGGTCAAAGTGGCGGAGATGAAGGCTTTTGTCAATCCGGAAACGCTGAAAGGACCGCTGGAGGAAGGCTGGCAGAAAAGAGTGGAGGCATTCGTGGCCCAGATACTGGCAGCACCCTAG
- a CDS encoding hemolysin family protein codes for MIILDILLVVFFIAMNAFFVIAEFALVKVRKSQIDVLAAGGGIGAKYAQTVVNDLNSYLSACQLGITVASLALGWIGEPAVSAMIGPILEYAGLDAGMIHTISIVVGFLMITILHIVLGELVPKSLAILDAVKYSTATAMPLVFFYKITYPIMWLFNHATNGLLRLMGRSMAEDRGSVHSDEEIKILAEESYKHGLIDKTELTYVDNIFDCSDKIVKDVMVPRMDIVCVFKGDSIESVLETAMREKYTRYPVCVDNTDNVVGFINIKDIYEHRIRGDLNGFDGMIRNIISVPEGMPINDMLKKFQKEKQNISIVVDEYGGTAGIVTVEDILEEIVGNLSDEFDEEEKEIEQTDENTYLVKGVVGLDKISDLTGVHLPEDEYDTLNGFLTGQLGRIPAVKEKPTVNYEGLEFHVEKVAGKRIVQVRITGVKKQEPEDVGHEGKTT; via the coding sequence ATGATTATTCTGGATATTCTTTTAGTTGTCTTCTTCATAGCCATGAACGCGTTTTTCGTCATTGCGGAATTCGCATTGGTCAAGGTCAGGAAATCACAGATAGATGTCCTGGCGGCGGGCGGCGGCATCGGGGCGAAGTATGCCCAAACAGTGGTCAATGATCTGAATTCCTATCTTTCCGCCTGTCAATTGGGAATAACGGTCGCCTCCCTGGCTCTCGGTTGGATAGGGGAACCTGCGGTCTCGGCGATGATAGGTCCGATACTCGAGTACGCAGGGTTGGACGCGGGGATGATCCATACGATCTCGATCGTGGTGGGCTTCCTCATGATAACCATCCTGCATATCGTGCTGGGTGAGCTCGTCCCCAAGTCCCTGGCGATACTGGATGCGGTCAAGTATTCCACCGCCACAGCGATGCCCCTGGTCTTTTTCTACAAGATCACCTATCCGATCATGTGGCTGTTCAACCATGCCACGAACGGATTGCTCAGGCTCATGGGACGTTCGATGGCCGAGGACCGCGGATCGGTCCATTCGGATGAGGAGATCAAGATACTGGCCGAGGAGAGCTACAAGCATGGCCTCATCGACAAGACCGAACTGACCTATGTGGACAACATCTTTGACTGTTCCGACAAGATCGTTAAGGACGTGATGGTGCCCCGCATGGACATCGTGTGCGTTTTCAAAGGCGACTCCATCGAAAGCGTATTGGAAACCGCCATGCGGGAGAAATACACCAGATATCCAGTATGCGTGGACAACACCGACAACGTGGTCGGCTTCATCAATATCAAGGATATCTACGAGCACAGGATCCGCGGCGACCTGAACGGTTTCGACGGCATGATCCGCAACATCATCTCCGTTCCCGAAGGGATGCCGATCAACGATATGCTGAAGAAATTCCAGAAGGAGAAACAGAACATTTCCATCGTCGTTGATGAGTACGGTGGAACCGCAGGCATCGTGACCGTCGAGGACATCCTCGAGGAGATCGTCGGGAACCTGAGCGACGAGTTCGATGAAGAAGAGAAGGAGATCGAACAGACCGATGAGAACACCTACCTGGTGAAGGGAGTCGTCGGTCTGGACAAGATCAGCGATCTCACGGGCGTTCACCTTCCCGAGGATGAGTATGATACCCTGAACGGCTTCCTCACTGGACAGCTGGGAAGGATACCCGCGGTCAAGGAGAAGCCCACTGTGAACTACGAAGGGCTCGAGTTCCACGTGGAGAAAGTGGCCGGCAAGCGGATCGTTCAGGTGAGGATAACCGGTGTCAAGAAACAGGAACCAGAGGACGTTGGCCATGAAGGGAAAACGACCTGA
- a CDS encoding PH domain-containing protein, which yields MNSKMGSVTTKITSGTPASAYLVSGEDIKWSGKPAAIVILGRGLLLTFFALIYLISMFAYDGDKKNLLPVAVAVIACLLMIWDERRFGLLGGLIGIGIAVVSMISNGGLGYWYLIPLAFALVALLFNYIYLNRVLFLITDRRIITRYGIFSLRFAEVGVDKIQNVTVIQPWYERLLGYGDIYFATSGEKGGIDYESPGIKLRSGGAVSWENVAQPFMVNKIASAVVNPAAMPVMVVNQPAAQPATVSTSDRLKELDELKQKGLVTQQEYDTKRKQILEKL from the coding sequence ATGAACAGCAAAATGGGATCTGTCACAACAAAGATAACCAGCGGAACACCCGCGTCCGCATATCTAGTAAGCGGGGAGGACATCAAATGGAGCGGCAAGCCAGCAGCGATCGTGATTTTAGGCAGAGGGCTATTGTTGACCTTCTTTGCCTTGATCTATTTGATCAGCATGTTTGCCTACGACGGAGACAAGAAGAACCTTCTACCGGTCGCAGTAGCGGTGATAGCGTGCCTCCTGATGATATGGGATGAGCGCCGCTTCGGGCTTCTCGGCGGCCTTATAGGCATCGGCATTGCGGTCGTGTCCATGATATCCAACGGCGGACTGGGATATTGGTACCTCATCCCGTTGGCGTTCGCTCTCGTCGCCCTGCTGTTCAATTACATCTACCTGAACAGGGTCCTGTTCTTGATCACCGACCGCCGGATCATTACCAGATACGGCATCTTTTCCCTGCGCTTCGCTGAGGTCGGCGTCGACAAGATCCAGAACGTGACGGTGATCCAGCCATGGTATGAAAGGCTCCTCGGTTATGGCGATATCTATTTCGCAACATCCGGAGAGAAGGGAGGGATCGACTACGAGTCCCCTGGTATCAAATTGAGGAGCGGCGGGGCTGTAAGCTGGGAGAACGTGGCCCAGCCCTTTATGGTCAACAAGATCGCCAGCGCCGTGGTCAATCCAGCCGCCATGCCGGTCATGGTGGTCAACCAGCCGGCCGCGCAGCCTGCGACCGTTTCCACCTCGGACCGCCTGAAAGAACTGGACGAACTGAAGCAGAAGGGATTGGTGACCCAGCAGGAGTACGACACGAAGAGGAAACAGATACTGGAGAAGCTCTGA
- a CDS encoding isoprenylcysteine carboxylmethyltransferase family protein: MSVEILTSDLAEMGFFAVLGLFFLAEFLGVMIIPALKRQGTRVQQKNRGSNLLVISSWIVALIVSQLFAKNDVAVLPSWAYYLGLVVMLTGIAFRQWAIAVLGRYFSGVIGVQEGQRVVESGPYSLIRHPSYTGALLIMVGIGLAMQSWGAVLVIMLVFAISYGHRMLVEEKVLVANLGKSYIEYMGRTKRVIPFLI, translated from the coding sequence ATGTCCGTCGAAATCCTCACCTCTGACCTAGCTGAAATGGGGTTCTTTGCCGTTTTGGGTCTGTTCTTCTTGGCCGAATTTCTCGGGGTAATGATCATACCGGCCCTGAAACGGCAGGGAACCAGGGTCCAGCAGAAGAATAGGGGATCGAATCTATTGGTCATATCCTCATGGATTGTCGCCCTCATAGTGTCCCAATTGTTCGCGAAGAACGATGTTGCCGTTTTGCCAAGCTGGGCCTATTATCTCGGGCTGGTAGTGATGCTGACCGGCATCGCCTTCAGACAATGGGCCATCGCTGTCCTTGGCCGTTATTTCTCTGGGGTCATAGGTGTACAGGAAGGTCAGAGGGTGGTGGAATCCGGTCCGTATAGCTTGATCAGGCATCCTTCCTACACCGGCGCGCTTCTCATAATGGTCGGGATAGGCCTGGCCATGCAATCCTGGGGTGCGGTGCTGGTCATAATGCTGGTCTTTGCGATCAGTTACGGACATAGAATGCTGGTGGAGGAAAAGGTGTTGGTGGCGAACCTCGGTAAAAGTTACATCGAATATATGGGAAGGACAAAAAGGGTGATCCCTTTTCTGATTTGA
- a CDS encoding VOC family protein produces MKSINPYLNFKDKTEEAFNFYKSVLGGEFTMLQRFKDMPPGSGDVAESERELILHVSLVLNNGIVIMGSDAPEAHGLKVITGNNVHMMINAESEAEAETIFKGLSDGGKVTMPLQKMFWGALYASFADKFGVNWMINYDLQPRPLETGF; encoded by the coding sequence ATGAAGTCCATAAACCCATACCTCAACTTCAAAGACAAGACGGAAGAAGCGTTCAATTTCTACAAGTCGGTCCTGGGCGGCGAGTTCACCATGCTCCAGAGGTTCAAGGACATGCCGCCAGGCTCGGGAGATGTCGCGGAGAGTGAGAGGGAGCTCATATTGCATGTCTCTCTCGTCCTAAACAACGGCATAGTCATAATGGGCAGCGACGCCCCAGAGGCGCATGGCCTGAAGGTGATCACGGGCAACAACGTCCACATGATGATCAACGCAGAAAGCGAGGCGGAGGCGGAGACCATATTCAAGGGCCTGTCGGATGGAGGGAAGGTCACGATGCCCCTGCAGAAGATGTTCTGGGGTGCGTTGTATGCTTCATTCGCCGATAAGTTCGGGGTCAACTGGATGATCAACTATGACCTCCAACCGAGACCGCTTGAGACAGGGTTCTAG
- a CDS encoding dihydrofolate reductase family protein, whose amino-acid sequence MRKITVFNYVTLDGYFAGPLGDTDWFKSIKKDEEFDNVTHKEAKSGGTVILGHKTYEMMKSYWPTQEAIRNDPEMAKVMNNSEKIVFSRKLESVEEGPNWKNVSLMKEITKDSITKLKKQKGKDMVIIGSGSIVRQLTELGLIDEYELIVVPIVLGMGKSFFANIKQMDLELIDAKAYGNGVVQLRYRPA is encoded by the coding sequence ATGAGAAAGATAACGGTGTTCAATTACGTCACCCTCGACGGTTACTTTGCCGGACCACTTGGGGACACGGATTGGTTCAAATCGATCAAGAAGGATGAGGAATTCGATAACGTAACCCATAAAGAGGCGAAATCGGGGGGTACGGTTATCCTAGGACACAAGACCTATGAGATGATGAAGAGCTACTGGCCCACACAGGAAGCGATCAGGAACGACCCCGAGATGGCCAAGGTCATGAACAACAGTGAGAAGATTGTCTTCTCCAGAAAGCTCGAGAGCGTGGAGGAAGGGCCGAACTGGAAGAACGTCTCGCTGATGAAGGAGATCACGAAAGACAGCATAACCAAGCTCAAGAAGCAGAAAGGAAAGGACATGGTCATAATCGGGAGCGGTTCCATAGTCAGGCAGCTTACGGAGCTGGGCCTTATCGACGAATACGAATTGATAGTGGTCCCGATCGTCCTGGGAATGGGGAAGAGCTTCTTCGCCAACATCAAACAGATGGACCTTGAGCTCATAGATGCCAAAGCATACGGGAATGGGGTGGTCCAGCTGAGGTACCGACCGGCCTGA
- a CDS encoding PaaI family thioesterase, translated as MNAVDISRCFGCGKDNPIGLHLKKEYRGNKAHIEFSVKPEYTGYPGLMHGGVTCVLFDEVMYHAVARNETVAVIAKMTVDYRSPALVGDLLICEAEVVRREGRKIDVYATIVNGTTNVLVAEAKGLFIEVDLGKLVGERIPENPSK; from the coding sequence ATGAACGCGGTTGATATAAGCCGGTGTTTCGGTTGTGGCAAGGACAATCCTATCGGTCTCCATTTGAAGAAGGAATATCGCGGTAACAAGGCCCATATCGAGTTCTCGGTCAAGCCTGAGTATACTGGATATCCCGGGTTGATGCACGGAGGCGTTACCTGTGTCCTGTTCGATGAGGTTATGTACCACGCCGTCGCCAGGAATGAGACGGTTGCGGTCATCGCCAAGATGACGGTCGACTATCGAAGCCCAGCACTGGTCGGCGACCTTCTAATCTGCGAAGCCGAGGTCGTCAGACGAGAAGGGAGGAAGATCGACGTCTACGCTACCATCGTCAACGGAACGACGAACGTTTTGGTCGCTGAAGCAAAGGGATTGTTCATCGAGGTCGATCTAGGGAAGCTCGTCGGAGAGAGAATTCCTGAGAATCCATCCAAATGA
- a CDS encoding SRPBCC domain-containing protein gives MGDPDGIQWPEHFDPRNAPVHVRNELVVKAPCDSVWGWLVRAELWPTWYTNSKDVRFLEGSPPDLQLGTRFAWKTFGLDLVSTVVEFETGKRLAWDAKGRGVSAYHAWLLQGTDMGCKVVTEETHYGWLARLNNRFRPDNMQMRHQEWLEGLADKARKGRP, from the coding sequence ATGGGAGATCCGGACGGGATCCAATGGCCGGAACACTTCGATCCACGGAACGCACCGGTACACGTCAGGAACGAACTGGTCGTCAAGGCGCCCTGCGATTCGGTGTGGGGATGGCTAGTGCGGGCGGAGCTCTGGCCTACCTGGTATACCAACTCCAAGGATGTTCGTTTCCTGGAGGGATCCCCTCCCGACCTCCAACTCGGGACCAGATTCGCATGGAAGACGTTCGGCCTCGATCTGGTTTCGACGGTTGTTGAGTTCGAAACTGGAAAAAGGCTTGCCTGGGATGCAAAAGGCCGAGGGGTCTCAGCATATCACGCATGGCTTCTGCAAGGCACCGACATGGGATGCAAGGTGGTGACAGAAGAGACCCATTATGGGTGGCTCGCCAGGCTTAATAACCGGTTTAGGCCCGACAATATGCAAATGAGGCATCAGGAATGGCTTGAAGGTCTTGCGGACAAGGCCAGGAAAGGACGGCCATGA